Genomic DNA from Peribacillus sp. FSL H8-0477:
ACAACCTATTTTAAAACACAATAATTTTTTTTAATGTGCTAATTGCCATACTTCCCTAATTTACCAAAAACTTTCTGGATAATTTATCTTGCGACACACATCCTAATTAAGATCAATAGAAGGGAGCATGTATATGAAAAAACTCGTATTTAGTTTACTGGCTTTTACCTTTTTATTAACCGCAGGTTTCAATGTTTCGGCATTAGCAAATGAAACTAAAGCGGCACCGGAACAAGAAAAAACAGTCACATTAACACAGGCACAACAAGCTGAGATTGGGGCTATCCATAAAGAACTTCTTGCTAAGCAAAAACAACTCATACAGAAATATGTTGAGTTTGGCGCTCTATCAAAGGAAAAAGCAGACCAAGTAAATAACCACTTTGAAAAACATTACGAAAGAATGGAACAAAACGGTTTTGAATTTCCACAACACAGACACCAAAAGCACGAGAAGCCAGAATAAAAACGAAAAAGGCTGTCGATAACTTCCTCGACTGCCTTTTTTATCAGTTACTCTGACCCTCATAATCTTCCACGATCATTCCATACACGTATGTATCCGTAAGGTTCTTTCCATCTGCTGATAAATCCTCACTCTTCAAAACTGCCTCTAACTGGAATCCCAGTTTCTCCGGAATCGCTTGGCTTTTTATGTTTGCTGCCTCGCATCTAATTTCTAATCGATTCAATGTCAATTGGTTCATTCCAAGATCTGTTAACCGCTTGATTGCTTCTATCATATACCCATTGCCGCTAAATTTCTTATTAATCCAGTAACCTATGTCCCCCGTCTTTATCTCCCAATCAATATTATGAATACTCGATGTTCCTATGAATTCTTCTGTCTCTTTATGGAAAATGAGAAAACGGAGACTTTCTCGTGCTAAAAACTTTATGTGCGCATTTCTCAGATTGGTCTCTGTTTCTTCGACAGGAGGGATTTCCTGCGCAAAGGGCAGCCATTTGCTTAATTCAGTAATGGATTCCCTAATTGCCTCGTTCACTACCCTTCCGTCACCCGACAAGAAAGGGATCCGAAGAATTAATCTTTCTGTTTCGAGCGATGTAGGAATTTCATTTACTATAGGATTCACTTTCATTTCACATCCATTTAAAGGTATATGCATTCATAGTATTTTACATATAAAAGCTTATTAATTTTATCAAATATTAACAATTACCCTCTTCCTTGTCAATCATTCCCTTTTGCTGGCCCCATCCTTTTAAAAAAACATTCATATGTTTACCAATAATCAAAAAGGGAACATTTTATATAAGTCAATATTATAAAGGAGTTTGATTATGCTTAATCATACAAAACAATACATCAACGGTGAATGGGTAAGCTCTACTGGATCAGACACGATTGAAGTAGTGAACCCAGCAACAGAAGAAGTAATGGGTAAGATTAGCGCAGGAACAGAAGAAGATGTGAATCGGGCTGTCCAGGCAGCAAAAGAGGCGTTTCATTCCTTTTCTCAAATGACTGTTGAAGATCGAATTAAACTTTTAGAGGATATTGCAAAAGAATATGAAAATCGTAAAGATGATTTAATCAAAGTAATGACCGAAGAGTTAGGTGCTCCCATTACAAAATCGGAGGAAATTCATTATCAAATGGGGCTTTCACACTTTAAGCAGGCCGCAGAGCAATTGAAGACGTTCGAATTTTCGGAGGAAAGAGGGAACTCTTATATCCAGAAGGAACCGATTGGAGTTGCAGGGCTGATTACACCGTGGAATTTCCCAACCAATCAGATTTCCACAAAGCTGGCTAGTGCATTGGCAGCCGGAAGCACCTTAGTGGTGAAACCTGCCTCTCAAACACCGTTTGCATCTATAATTCTAGCAGAAATTTTTGATAAGGTTGGTGTTCCTAAAGGTGTCTTTAACCTTGTAAATGGTTCAGGGTCAACCGTTGGGGAAGCAATCAGCAAACATCCTGATATCGCTTTAATCTCCTTTACGGGTTCAGGTCCGGTTGGGAGCAGCTTAATGAAGAATGCAGCTGATGGGATTAAAAATGTCTCATTAGAACTTGGAGGAAAATCACCTTTAGTCATTTTAAAAGATGCAGATGTAAATGTAGCAGCAAAAACCGCTTTAAGTCAGATTGCTACAAATACAGGACAGGTATGTTCCGCAGGAACGCGGGTGATCGTACCAAAAGAAATGCATGATGATTTCATTGAAGCAATGAAGGAATTAGTATCAGAATTTCCGGTTGGCGATCCTCAGGACAAACATACATTTATGGGTCCACAAGTTTCTAAAGATCAGTGGGAAACCGTTCAATCTTATATCAAAAAAGGTCAGGAAGAAGGAGCCACCCTTGCAATCGGCGGTCCGGGCAGACCTGATGGAATTGATAAAGGATTCTATTCTCAAATAACTGTTTTCACAGATGTAAAGAACGATATGACGATTGCTCAGGAAGAAATTTTTGGACCGGTCATGTCAGTCATTACGTATAATGATATTGACGAAGCAATTGACATTGCCAACGATACCATTTTCGGCCTAGCAGCATATATAATCGGAAATGATAAAGAAGAACTGAAGAAAGTCGCATTACAGGTTAAAGCCGGACAAATCACGATTAATAACAGTAAAGTAGATATGTCCGCCCCATTTGGCGGCTTTAAACAATCTGGTATTGGTCGTGAATGGGGAGATTATGGGATTGAAGAATTCCTTGAACCAAAAACGATAATGGGAATGCCCTCTTAATAAGTAAAAACAAGAGGCTGGGACATAACTAGCTTCAATTATCAAAAAAAGTGAAATGGATTAACTCCATTTCACTTTTTTCGGTTTTCCTCTATGAAACCTTACCTACTGACCGCGAATTTCCTTATATTCACGGCCATTAATGCAAATCCCATTTCATTTTCAACCTTTTTCTGTCCGCGGACAGAAAATCGGTTGAAACGCAAATTAGCCTTCAAAAATCCAAAAACTGGTTCCACATCTATTTTCCGTTGACGGTAGATGGAACTTGTTTTTTCTTCTGAAAGCTTCGCTCTTACATATTCTTTTTGCTGTTCCCATTTTTCATTCACCATTAATTTTCGGTTCGTACCTTCCTTTGCTTTGGTGCAAGAGGAACGGAATGGACAGCCTGTGCAGTTTTCACACTCATATAGTTTGAACTCGCGTGTGAATCCTGATTTGTCCGTACGCACGGAATGATTTTTGAAGACCAAACGCTGCTGATTCGGACACGTGTATGTATCGTTTTCTTTATCATACTGCCAGTTGTCTGGATTAAATTCGTTTTGTTTGTATTTTTTCTTCTGCTCTTTCTGGTACATCCCATAGGTAATTAATGCTTCCCTTTTACGATTCGAAAGAATATCATCATAATTCTGTTCGCTTCCATATCCGGCATCTGCGACGATGTGCTTCGGCAACTCGAAATAATTTTGCTCAATTTGATCTAAGAACGGAATGAGGGTGCGAGTATCGGTCGGATTCGAAAATAGGCTATAGGCCAGGGTGTATTGGCCTTCTGTTGCGACTTGAAGATTATAACCAGCTTTCAATTGACCGTTCTTCATATAATCATCTTTCATTCGCATAAAGGTCGCATCGGGGTCTGTTTTTGAATAACTATTCCTGGTGCCAAAGATTTCAAAGTCTCGCTGATAGTTCTGTTTTCTTATAAGTAAATTTAGGACTTGTTTCCGTACTTGTTTTGGAAATTTTCGTTCGCTTCTTAACGTTTTTCGTTCTGCCGCATCTGAAGATGCTTCTATTTCTTTGTCATATTCAGAAATGACATCCTCTACTTTTTGAACCACTTGAGCCAACTCGTCTGAGGACAATTGCTCTACGTTTTCTCGTTCGATTTCGGGAATGATTTCTTTTTCAATGAGCTCATCATATAACTGATTAGATTTTTCGATTAAGCTTTTATGATAGTTTTCAATAGACTTTTTCCACACGAATGTAAATTTGTTCGCATTCGCTTCAATCTTTGTTCCATCAATAAAGATTGCTTCTTGATCAATGAGTTTCTCTTGAACAAGCTGGCAACGGAATTGAACGAAACATTGCCGGATTAATTCCTTTACTTCTGGATGAACACGAAAACGGTTAATGGTGCGATAACTTGGTTCATATCCTTGTGCTAACCACATCATTCGGAGGCTGTCCTGTAAAAGAGCTTCCATTTTCCGCCCTGAAAAAACAGATTGCGTATAGGCACATAAGATAATTTTCAACATCATGCGTGGATGATAGGCAGGACAGCCCTCATTTCGCAGGAAAGGTTCCAACGCTTCATGAGGAATACTTTCAACTAAGTGATGGACGTGGAAGGCAAGATCATTTTTGTGTAATTTCACTTCTAAATCTAAAGGCAAAACTAATTGATTCATGTTATACTCTTTAAACATAAGGACACTTCTTTCTGTTTGAATTTTTGTTGTGGTGACTTAATTTTAGCAGAAAGTGTCCTTATGTTATGAGTAAAAAGACAAAGCCGGTGAAAATTTTACGTATCGTAAAATTTTCACCGGCTTTTTTTCATTTTAGAGCAGGGTTTTGTCCCAGCCTCTTTACTTTTGTGATGGATAGCTGCAAAGTTCAATCAATGTACCGTCAGTTGATGCAGGGTTAACATAAATTAGTTTCCGACCACGTGCGTTTGTACGAAGTGTATCCTCAAGAAAACGCACTCCCTTTTTTCTTGCCTCTAGTATCGCTTCATCCAAATCGTCCACTCGATAAGCAATATGGTGCACCCCTTTTCCACGCTGCTTAATAAACCGAGCCATTGGCGAATTCTTATTCGTAGGTGACAGTAATTCAATTACTTTATCATTCGTTCTGACAACCGCAACATGAACCTCCACCCCAGGTGCATCACTTGTATATCTGTCCTCCACTACTCCATTTAAGACAGTAAGGTAAAATGGAAGCGCGTCATCAATACTTCTTACCGCAATTCCAATATGATCTAAAATATAATCCAATGTAGTTCCTCCTCATGAGTACTTTTTATGTAAAAATGCTAGTAATTCAGGTACTCTTTCTCGAAAAGATAAATAATTATGTTCCGCATCTATAATCGTTTTTAATTTCACATTTGATGTTTTTTCTTTTAAGAGATCATAAATAGCGTTATTCGAAGCTAAAAATTCCTTATTAATGATTTCTTCATCACCAGCTTCTTTCGTTCCACAATCTACGTAGACTCTTTCAATGAATGACAAATCAGAATCTCGGATTAACGTTTCTAGTTCTTCTTGGTTCCGGTAAAAAGCTGAAGAAAAAACAGCAATATTTCTGAATACTTGAGGGTAACGACACATAGCGTAAATCGAAATAAGTCCACCTAAAGATATTCCTGCCAATGCAGTATGTTCTTTTAGTGTACGATATTTATTATCTATGTATGGCTTTAGATGATTCACGATAAAATCTACATATAGTTTTCCCTTTCCACCTTCATAACTATTATGACCTGTTATTTTTTTGCTATATTCCCCAGTTATCCACGGACAATATTCATTGATTCTCTCTTCACTATTTTGGTCTATCCCTACAACGATAACATTCAATTCGTTTTTATCTAGATAATGTTCAAGGTTTAAAGACGTTCCACCTATTGCGTCATGATCCTGAAATACGTTTTGCCCATCATGCATATACAAGACTGGGTAACTCTGTTTTTTGTTCGTATAATTTTTAGGTAGATATATTCTTATCCGTCTTTCTTCTTCAAAAGATGCTATGTATAAAGATATTATTTCTAGCAAACCTATCCCATCTTTCGTGAATAATCATTTGAATTTATGTAATAAACGAGATGATCGGTCCATTCGCCATATTCAAAGATAAACCCTTTTCTTACGCATTCAAACTCCATTCCAACATTCTCAGCTAAATGATAAGAAGGCGTGTTATCAAGGTTTATATGCGCCTCAATTCGGTGGAAAGCCAATTCTTTAAATGCGATTTCAAGTGCTGCTTGTACCGCCTCCTTCCCATAACCATTCCTCCAATACTGATTGTGTATAGTATAACCCATCCTCCCCCATTGAAAGTCATGTCTTGCTAAAGTGGAGAAATCTATTTGGGATGAAGCAACTTACTTAAATAGTATGATAATTATTCAGCTGATACACGCCATAAGACTTATCAGCCAACTAATCAAAAAAATGAATTAATACCATA
This window encodes:
- a CDS encoding alpha/beta hydrolase — translated: MLEIISLYIASFEEERRIRIYLPKNYTNKKQSYPVLYMHDGQNVFQDHDAIGGTSLNLEHYLDKNELNVIVVGIDQNSEERINEYCPWITGEYSKKITGHNSYEGGKGKLYVDFIVNHLKPYIDNKYRTLKEHTALAGISLGGLISIYAMCRYPQVFRNIAVFSSAFYRNQEELETLIRDSDLSFIERVYVDCGTKEAGDEEIINKEFLASNNAIYDLLKEKTSNVKLKTIIDAEHNYLSFRERVPELLAFLHKKYS
- a CDS encoding YckD family protein, with the translated sequence MKKLVFSLLAFTFLLTAGFNVSALANETKAAPEQEKTVTLTQAQQAEIGAIHKELLAKQKQLIQKYVEFGALSKEKADQVNNHFEKHYERMEQNGFEFPQHRHQKHEKPE
- a CDS encoding VOC family protein, whose product is MDYILDHIGIAVRSIDDALPFYLTVLNGVVEDRYTSDAPGVEVHVAVVRTNDKVIELLSPTNKNSPMARFIKQRGKGVHHIAYRVDDLDEAILEARKKGVRFLEDTLRTNARGRKLIYVNPASTDGTLIELCSYPSQK
- a CDS encoding aldehyde dehydrogenase family protein, giving the protein MLNHTKQYINGEWVSSTGSDTIEVVNPATEEVMGKISAGTEEDVNRAVQAAKEAFHSFSQMTVEDRIKLLEDIAKEYENRKDDLIKVMTEELGAPITKSEEIHYQMGLSHFKQAAEQLKTFEFSEERGNSYIQKEPIGVAGLITPWNFPTNQISTKLASALAAGSTLVVKPASQTPFASIILAEIFDKVGVPKGVFNLVNGSGSTVGEAISKHPDIALISFTGSGPVGSSLMKNAADGIKNVSLELGGKSPLVILKDADVNVAAKTALSQIATNTGQVCSAGTRVIVPKEMHDDFIEAMKELVSEFPVGDPQDKHTFMGPQVSKDQWETVQSYIKKGQEEGATLAIGGPGRPDGIDKGFYSQITVFTDVKNDMTIAQEEIFGPVMSVITYNDIDEAIDIANDTIFGLAAYIIGNDKEELKKVALQVKAGQITINNSKVDMSAPFGGFKQSGIGREWGDYGIEEFLEPKTIMGMPS
- a CDS encoding GNAT family N-acetyltransferase translates to MNPIVNEIPTSLETERLILRIPFLSGDGRVVNEAIRESITELSKWLPFAQEIPPVEETETNLRNAHIKFLARESLRFLIFHKETEEFIGTSSIHNIDWEIKTGDIGYWINKKFSGNGYMIEAIKRLTDLGMNQLTLNRLEIRCEAANIKSQAIPEKLGFQLEAVLKSEDLSADGKNLTDTYVYGMIVEDYEGQSN
- a CDS encoding IS1182 family transposase, with protein sequence MFKEYNMNQLVLPLDLEVKLHKNDLAFHVHHLVESIPHEALEPFLRNEGCPAYHPRMMLKIILCAYTQSVFSGRKMEALLQDSLRMMWLAQGYEPSYRTINRFRVHPEVKELIRQCFVQFRCQLVQEKLIDQEAIFIDGTKIEANANKFTFVWKKSIENYHKSLIEKSNQLYDELIEKEIIPEIERENVEQLSSDELAQVVQKVEDVISEYDKEIEASSDAAERKTLRSERKFPKQVRKQVLNLLIRKQNYQRDFEIFGTRNSYSKTDPDATFMRMKDDYMKNGQLKAGYNLQVATEGQYTLAYSLFSNPTDTRTLIPFLDQIEQNYFELPKHIVADAGYGSEQNYDDILSNRKREALITYGMYQKEQKKKYKQNEFNPDNWQYDKENDTYTCPNQQRLVFKNHSVRTDKSGFTREFKLYECENCTGCPFRSSCTKAKEGTNRKLMVNEKWEQQKEYVRAKLSEEKTSSIYRQRKIDVEPVFGFLKANLRFNRFSVRGQKKVENEMGFALMAVNIRKFAVSR